A window from Setaria italica strain Yugu1 chromosome VIII, Setaria_italica_v2.0, whole genome shotgun sequence encodes these proteins:
- the LOC101768486 gene encoding DNA-directed RNA polymerases I, II, and III subunit RPABC5 — protein sequence MIIPVRCFTCGKVIGNKWDLYLDLLQADYTEGDALDALNLVRYCCRRMLMTHVDLIEKLLNYNTLEKTEDGAAS from the exons atgaTCATCCCGGtgcgctgcttcacctgcggcaag GTGATCGGGAACAAGTGGGACCTGTACCTCGACCTCCTCCAGGCGGACTACACCGAGGG GGACGCTCTGGATGCTTTGAACTTGGTCCGCTACTGCTGTAGGCGAATGCTGATGACCCATGTCGACCTCATCGAAAAGCTCCTCAACTACAACA CGCTGGAGAAGACTGAAGACGGAGCTGCCAGTTAA
- the LOC101768884 gene encoding probable receptor-like serine/threonine-protein kinase At5g57670 codes for MRLLVPDGARRQRLLQCEAHLPPASPPPAPASPAPAAEPAAGGRTVVVGIRRDAASRELLTWALVKVANAGDRVVALHVAAQHVAAAADGLLMGLDERSRAADSLASVLAVYDGFCNLKQINLELKVCGGSSIRKTLVKEAASCGAAHLILGVAKNSRSFGSSSTSVAKYCSKRVPVGCSVLAVNNGKVVYHKDGGHGMQHELYQSTIPETPRRSYRKLLSSMIGEKLWDEHGKDNRSISRAVTMPMRSPASSIPMRSPARSKEVSLALVPVKACRRESPEVATGWPLLRKKFLPDRKASLPDKSKMSVVQWAMRLPSRYSGVSPVHSEYRTTRPDSMSTSHILRDRLVIPLRSNSGKSSVVIQELDKETPEELTLLKEKFSSVYSSFSYSELAKITSDFSPECVVGQGGTSQVYRGCLANGRELAVKILKYSDEVLKEFVSEIEIVSSLSHKNVISLIGFCFKNDDLLLVYEYLQRGSLEEILHGEKECKNIFGWTERFSVAVGVAHALDYLHGNDNSRPVIHRDVKSSNILISECFEPKLSDFGLAVWAADVTSQMTCNDVAGTFGYLAPEYFMHGKVNSKIDVYAFGVVLLELISGRKPLCNGCPKGQESLVMWANSIIQGGKLTQLVDPNLPTEGHTNEVERMTLAASLCIRQAPQNRPQIDAVLKLLEGDNDILKWARSQVGLAYEVDGDECVMTPPAPGSNANIQSYINLAFDVDDDSASVSSTDFIAANTSLEEYLKGRWSRSSSFD; via the exons ATGAGGCTGCTCGTCCCCGACGGCGCGCGCCGCCAGCGGCTGCTGCAGTGCGAGGCGCACCTGCCGCCTGCATctccgcccccggcgccggcatcccctgctccggcggcggagccggcggcgggcgggaggacggtggtggtggggatCAGGCGGGACGCCGCCAGCCGGGAGCTGCTCACCTGGGCGCTCGTCAAGGTCGCCAATGCCGGGGACCGCGTCGTCGCGCTCCACGTCGCCGCGCagcacgtcgccgccgccgccgacg GATTGCTCATGGGGCTGGATGAGCGGAGCAGGGCCGCGGACTCGCTCGCGTCGGTGCTCGCTGTCTACGACGGCTTCTGCAACCTCAAGCag ATTAATTTGGAGCTCAAGGTCTGCGGAGGATCGTCTATTCGCAAAACTCTGGTCAAAGAAGCAGCTTCCTGTGGCGCCGCCCATCTCATCCTCGGTGTTGCCAAGAATTCCCGGTCCTTCGG ATCCTCCTCCACATCAGTTGCCAAGTACTGCTCAAAGAGAGTTCCGGTGGGCTGCTCGGTCCTTGCAGTGAACAATGGCAAAGTTGTTTACCATAAAGATGGGGGCCACGGGATGCAACATGAACTGTACCAAAGCACAA TACCTGAGACACCAAGGAGGAGCTACCGGAAGCTCTTGTCATCCATGATAGGAGAGAAGCTTTGGGATGAACATGGAAAGGACAACAGGTCCATTTCTCGTGCCGTCACCATGCCAATGAGGTCTCCTGCCTCATCCATACCAATGAGGTCTCCTGCGCGGTCAAAAGAAGTTTCACTAGCATTGGTCCCAGTGAAGGCTTGCCGCCGCGAATCACCAGAAGTAGCAACTGGATGGCCCCTCTTGAGGAAGAAGTTCTTGCCAGACCGGAAAGCTTCCCTGCCTGACAAATCAAAGATGTCCGTGGTGCAGTGGGCGATGCGGCTACCGAGTAGGTATTCTGGAGTTTCACCAGTCCATTCGGAATACAGAACCACAAGACCAGACTCCATGAGTACCAGTCATATTCTCCGTGACCGGTTGGTTATTCCCTTGAGGAGCAATTCAGGAAAATCTTCTGTAGTAATTCAAGAATTGGACAAGGAAACTCCAGAGGAACTGACCTTGCTGAAAGAGAAATTCTCATCCGTTTATTCTTCCTTCAGTTACAGTGAGCTTGCAAAGATCACCTCTGATTTCTCACCAG AGTGTGTAGTTGGACAAGGTGGCACTAGTCAAGTTTACAGAGGCTGTTTGGCAAATGGCAGGGAGCTAGCAGTGAAGATCCTGAAGTATTCTGATGAGGTGCTGAAGGAGTTTGTCTCAGAGATTGAGATTGTCAGCTCTCTTAGCCACAAGAATGTCATTTCCCTCATTGGTTTCTGCTTCAAGAATGATGACCTTCTATTAGTGTACGAGTACTTGCAAAGAGGCAGTCTGGAAGAGATACTGCATG GTGAAAAAGAATGCAAGAACATATTTGGTTGGACTGAGAGGTTCAGCGTGGCCGTGGGAGTTGCTCATGCTCTGGATTACCTCCATGGCAATGACAACAGTCGTCCAGTGATCCATAGGGATGTCAAGTCATCAAACATCCTCATCTCAGAGTGCTTTGAGCCAAAG TTATCGGATTTTGGTCTCGCAGTCTGGGCTGCTGATGTGACATCTCAGATGACGTGCAATGACGTTGCAGGAACTTTCGG ATACTTAGCTCCTGAATACTTCATGCACGGTAAGGTGAACAGCAAAATTGATGTATATGCTTTTGGCGTAGTCCTTCTTGAGCTCATCTCGGGCAGGAAACCACTCTGCAATGGTTGTCCAAAAGGGCAGGAGAGCCTAGTGATGTGG GCAAATTCCATCATACAAGGAGGGAAGCTCACACAACTTGTAGATCCCAACTTACCTACTGAAGGCCATACCAATGAAGTTGAGAGGATGACCCTTGCTGCTTCCCTCTGCATTAGACAAGCACCTCAGAACCGTCCTCAAATTGATGCT GTTCTGAAGCTTCTCGAAGGTGACAACGATATCCTCAAGTGGGCACGATCACAAGTCGGATTAGCATACGAGGTCGATGGTGATGAATGTGTGATGACACCACCAGCACCAGGGAGCAACGCCAACATCCAGTCCTACATCAACCTAGCATTCGATGTGGATGATGACTCCGCCTCTGTCAGCAGCACCGACTTCATTGCAGCCAACACCTCCTTGGAAGAGTATCTGAAGGGAAGATGGAGCCGGTCCTCAAGCTTCGACTGA